One segment of Solanum lycopersicum chromosome 1, SLM_r2.1 DNA contains the following:
- the LOC104648602 gene encoding uncharacterized protein isoform X7 has protein sequence MAFHTACPFTCRKICFCPDGFPKGKNEFLSDVVKLEEFLKDPWGLKAKQPATIQVKVPKLNVAPPPQVPVGDGGGGSSGDGEEVAAIASAKTKCVALQKKAASASMMAKDFARQFESGDVEVRNRSSKKLKMKEVKEQGK, from the exons ATGGCCTTTCACACAGCATGCCCATTTACATG TCGAAAGATCTGCTTCTGCCCAGATGGGTTTCCAAAGGGTAAAAATGAGTTCTTAAGTGATGTGGTTAAACTTGAGGAGTTTCTCAAGGATCCATGGGGTCTTAAGGCCAAACAACCTGCCACAATTCAGGTTAAGGTGCCCAAGCTTAATGTTGCTCCGCCCCCACAAGTGCCTGTaggtgatggtggtggtggaaGCAGTGGGGACGGTGAGGAGGTCGCTGCTATTGCTTCAGCTAAGACTAAGTGTGTTGCTTTGCAGAAGAAAGCTGCTTCTGCATCTATGATGGCTAAGGATTTTGCTAGACAATTTGAGTCTGGAGATGTGGAGGTTAGGAACCGCAGTTCTAAAAAAC TGAAAATGAAGGAGGTGAAAGAACAAGGAAAATGA
- the LOC104648602 gene encoding uncharacterized protein isoform X6, producing the protein MAFHTACPFTCRKICFCPDGFPKGKNEFLSDVVKLEEFLKDPWGLKAKQPATIQVKVPKLNVAPPPQVPVGDGGGGSSGDGEEVAAIASAKTKCVALQKKAASASMMAKDFARQFESGDVEGCRRTGDPKKFMFCKRCDAA; encoded by the exons ATGGCCTTTCACACAGCATGCCCATTTACATG TCGAAAGATCTGCTTCTGCCCAGATGGGTTTCCAAAGGGTAAAAATGAGTTCTTAAGTGATGTGGTTAAACTTGAGGAGTTTCTCAAGGATCCATGGGGTCTTAAGGCCAAACAACCTGCCACAATTCAGGTTAAGGTGCCCAAGCTTAATGTTGCTCCGCCCCCACAAGTGCCTGTaggtgatggtggtggtggaaGCAGTGGGGACGGTGAGGAGGTCGCTGCTATTGCTTCAGCTAAGACTAAGTGTGTTGCTTTGCAGAAGAAAGCTGCTTCTGCATCTATGATGGCTAAGGATTTTGCTAGACAATTTGAGTCTGGAGATGTGGAG GGCTGTCGAAGAACCGGAGATCCAAAAAAGTTCATGTTTTGCAAAAGGTGTGATGCAGCTTAA
- the LOC104648602 gene encoding uncharacterized protein isoform X9, with translation MAFHTACPFTCRKICFCPDGFPKGKNEFLSDVVKLEEFLKDPWGLKAKQPATIQVKVPKLNVAPPPQVPVGDGGGGSSGDGEEVAAIASAKTKCVALQKKAASASMMAKDFARQFESGDVE, from the exons ATGGCCTTTCACACAGCATGCCCATTTACATG TCGAAAGATCTGCTTCTGCCCAGATGGGTTTCCAAAGGGTAAAAATGAGTTCTTAAGTGATGTGGTTAAACTTGAGGAGTTTCTCAAGGATCCATGGGGTCTTAAGGCCAAACAACCTGCCACAATTCAGGTTAAGGTGCCCAAGCTTAATGTTGCTCCGCCCCCACAAGTGCCTGTaggtgatggtggtggtggaaGCAGTGGGGACGGTGAGGAGGTCGCTGCTATTGCTTCAGCTAAGACTAAGTGTGTTGCTTTGCAGAAGAAAGCTGCTTCTGCATCTATGATGGCTAAGGATTTTGCTAGACAATTTGAGTCTGGAGATGTGGAG TGA
- the LOC104648602 gene encoding uncharacterized protein isoform X10: MAFHTACPFTCRKICFCPDGFPKGKNEFLSDVVKLEEFLKDPWGLKAKQPATIQKKAASASMMAKDFARQFESGDVEVRNRSSKKRLYERHWWRRTVSIECQSDVQAILFQ, translated from the exons ATGGCCTTTCACACAGCATGCCCATTTACATG TCGAAAGATCTGCTTCTGCCCAGATGGGTTTCCAAAGGGTAAAAATGAGTTCTTAAGTGATGTGGTTAAACTTGAGGAGTTTCTCAAGGATCCATGGGGTCTTAAGGCCAAACAACCTGCCACAATTCAG AAGAAAGCTGCTTCTGCATCTATGATGGCTAAGGATTTTGCTAGACAATTTGAGTCTGGAGATGTGGAGGTTAGGAACCGCAGTTCTAAAAAAC GGCTCTATGAAAGACATTGGTGGAGAAGAACAGTGTCTATCGAATGTCAAAGTGATGTGCAGGCTATACTTTTCCAGTGA
- the LOC104648602 gene encoding uncharacterized protein isoform X3 gives MAFHTACPFTCRKICFCPDGFPKGKNEFLSDVVKLEEFLKDPWGLKAKQPATIQVKVPKLNVAPPPQVPVGDGGGGSSGDGEEVAAIASAKTKCVALQKKAASASMMAKDFARQFESGDVEVRNRSSKKRLYERHWWRRTVSIECQSDVQAILFQ, from the exons ATGGCCTTTCACACAGCATGCCCATTTACATG TCGAAAGATCTGCTTCTGCCCAGATGGGTTTCCAAAGGGTAAAAATGAGTTCTTAAGTGATGTGGTTAAACTTGAGGAGTTTCTCAAGGATCCATGGGGTCTTAAGGCCAAACAACCTGCCACAATTCAGGTTAAGGTGCCCAAGCTTAATGTTGCTCCGCCCCCACAAGTGCCTGTaggtgatggtggtggtggaaGCAGTGGGGACGGTGAGGAGGTCGCTGCTATTGCTTCAGCTAAGACTAAGTGTGTTGCTTTGCAGAAGAAAGCTGCTTCTGCATCTATGATGGCTAAGGATTTTGCTAGACAATTTGAGTCTGGAGATGTGGAGGTTAGGAACCGCAGTTCTAAAAAAC GGCTCTATGAAAGACATTGGTGGAGAAGAACAGTGTCTATCGAATGTCAAAGTGATGTGCAGGCTATACTTTTCCAGTGA
- the LOC104648602 gene encoding uncharacterized protein isoform X5: protein MAFHTACPFTCRKICFCPDGFPKGKNEFLSDVVKLEEFLKDPWGLKAKQPATIQVKVPKLNVAPPPQVPVGDGGGGSSGDGEEVAAIASAKTKCVALQKKAASASMMAKDFARQFESGDVEVRNRSSKKRLSKNRRSKKVHVLQKV from the exons ATGGCCTTTCACACAGCATGCCCATTTACATG TCGAAAGATCTGCTTCTGCCCAGATGGGTTTCCAAAGGGTAAAAATGAGTTCTTAAGTGATGTGGTTAAACTTGAGGAGTTTCTCAAGGATCCATGGGGTCTTAAGGCCAAACAACCTGCCACAATTCAGGTTAAGGTGCCCAAGCTTAATGTTGCTCCGCCCCCACAAGTGCCTGTaggtgatggtggtggtggaaGCAGTGGGGACGGTGAGGAGGTCGCTGCTATTGCTTCAGCTAAGACTAAGTGTGTTGCTTTGCAGAAGAAAGCTGCTTCTGCATCTATGATGGCTAAGGATTTTGCTAGACAATTTGAGTCTGGAGATGTGGAGGTTAGGAACCGCAGTTCTAAAAAAC GGCTGTCGAAGAACCGGAGATCCAAAAAAGTTCATGTTTTGCAAAAGGTGTGA
- the LOC104648602 gene encoding uncharacterized protein isoform X1: MAFHTACPFTCRKICFCPDGFPKGKNEFLSDVVKLEEFLKDPWGLKAKQPATIQVKVPKLNVAPPPQVPVGDGGGGSSGDGEEVAAIASAKTKCVALQKKAASASMMAKDFARQFESGDVEGSMKDIGGEEQCLSNVKVMCRLYFSSENEGGERTRKMMSWKSCGKKKITEAS; the protein is encoded by the exons ATGGCCTTTCACACAGCATGCCCATTTACATG TCGAAAGATCTGCTTCTGCCCAGATGGGTTTCCAAAGGGTAAAAATGAGTTCTTAAGTGATGTGGTTAAACTTGAGGAGTTTCTCAAGGATCCATGGGGTCTTAAGGCCAAACAACCTGCCACAATTCAGGTTAAGGTGCCCAAGCTTAATGTTGCTCCGCCCCCACAAGTGCCTGTaggtgatggtggtggtggaaGCAGTGGGGACGGTGAGGAGGTCGCTGCTATTGCTTCAGCTAAGACTAAGTGTGTTGCTTTGCAGAAGAAAGCTGCTTCTGCATCTATGATGGCTAAGGATTTTGCTAGACAATTTGAGTCTGGAGATGTGGAG GGCTCTATGAAAGACATTGGTGGAGAAGAACAGTGTCTATCGAATGTCAAAGTGATGTGCAGGCTATACTTTTCCAGTGAAAATGAAGGAGGTGAAAGAACAAGGAAAATGATGTCATGGAAAAGTTGCGGGAAGAAGAAAATCACCGAAGCTTCCTGA
- the LOC104648602 gene encoding uncharacterized protein isoform X4: MAMSRKICFCPDGFPKGKNEFLSDVVKLEEFLKDPWGLKAKQPATIQVKVPKLNVAPPPQVPVGDGGGGSSGDGEEVAAIASAKTKCVALQKKAASASMMAKDFARQFESGDVEVRNRSSKKRLYERHWWRRTVSIECQSDVQAILFQ, translated from the exons ATGGCTATGag TCGAAAGATCTGCTTCTGCCCAGATGGGTTTCCAAAGGGTAAAAATGAGTTCTTAAGTGATGTGGTTAAACTTGAGGAGTTTCTCAAGGATCCATGGGGTCTTAAGGCCAAACAACCTGCCACAATTCAGGTTAAGGTGCCCAAGCTTAATGTTGCTCCGCCCCCACAAGTGCCTGTaggtgatggtggtggtggaaGCAGTGGGGACGGTGAGGAGGTCGCTGCTATTGCTTCAGCTAAGACTAAGTGTGTTGCTTTGCAGAAGAAAGCTGCTTCTGCATCTATGATGGCTAAGGATTTTGCTAGACAATTTGAGTCTGGAGATGTGGAGGTTAGGAACCGCAGTTCTAAAAAAC GGCTCTATGAAAGACATTGGTGGAGAAGAACAGTGTCTATCGAATGTCAAAGTGATGTGCAGGCTATACTTTTCCAGTGA
- the LOC104648602 gene encoding uncharacterized protein isoform X11, producing the protein MAFHTACPFTCRKICFCPDGFPKGKNEFLSDVVKLEEFLKDPWGLKAKQPATIQKKAASASMMAKDFARQFESGDVEVRNRSSKKRLSKNRRSKKVHVLQKV; encoded by the exons ATGGCCTTTCACACAGCATGCCCATTTACATG TCGAAAGATCTGCTTCTGCCCAGATGGGTTTCCAAAGGGTAAAAATGAGTTCTTAAGTGATGTGGTTAAACTTGAGGAGTTTCTCAAGGATCCATGGGGTCTTAAGGCCAAACAACCTGCCACAATTCAG AAGAAAGCTGCTTCTGCATCTATGATGGCTAAGGATTTTGCTAGACAATTTGAGTCTGGAGATGTGGAGGTTAGGAACCGCAGTTCTAAAAAAC GGCTGTCGAAGAACCGGAGATCCAAAAAAGTTCATGTTTTGCAAAAGGTGTGA
- the LOC104648602 gene encoding uncharacterized protein isoform X2 — MAMSRKICFCPDGFPKGKNEFLSDVVKLEEFLKDPWGLKAKQPATIQVKVPKLNVAPPPQVPVGDGGGGSSGDGEEVAAIASAKTKCVALQKKAASASMMAKDFARQFESGDVEGSMKDIGGEEQCLSNVKVMCRLYFSSENEGGERTRKMMSWKSCGKKKITEAS, encoded by the exons ATGGCTATGag TCGAAAGATCTGCTTCTGCCCAGATGGGTTTCCAAAGGGTAAAAATGAGTTCTTAAGTGATGTGGTTAAACTTGAGGAGTTTCTCAAGGATCCATGGGGTCTTAAGGCCAAACAACCTGCCACAATTCAGGTTAAGGTGCCCAAGCTTAATGTTGCTCCGCCCCCACAAGTGCCTGTaggtgatggtggtggtggaaGCAGTGGGGACGGTGAGGAGGTCGCTGCTATTGCTTCAGCTAAGACTAAGTGTGTTGCTTTGCAGAAGAAAGCTGCTTCTGCATCTATGATGGCTAAGGATTTTGCTAGACAATTTGAGTCTGGAGATGTGGAG GGCTCTATGAAAGACATTGGTGGAGAAGAACAGTGTCTATCGAATGTCAAAGTGATGTGCAGGCTATACTTTTCCAGTGAAAATGAAGGAGGTGAAAGAACAAGGAAAATGATGTCATGGAAAAGTTGCGGGAAGAAGAAAATCACCGAAGCTTCCTGA
- the LOC104648602 gene encoding uncharacterized protein isoform X8, with translation MAFHTACPFTCRKICFCPDGFPKGKNEFLSDVVKLEEFLKDPWGLKAKQPATIQKKAASASMMAKDFARQFESGDVEGSMKDIGGEEQCLSNVKVMCRLYFSSENEGGERTRKMMSWKSCGKKKITEAS, from the exons ATGGCCTTTCACACAGCATGCCCATTTACATG TCGAAAGATCTGCTTCTGCCCAGATGGGTTTCCAAAGGGTAAAAATGAGTTCTTAAGTGATGTGGTTAAACTTGAGGAGTTTCTCAAGGATCCATGGGGTCTTAAGGCCAAACAACCTGCCACAATTCAG AAGAAAGCTGCTTCTGCATCTATGATGGCTAAGGATTTTGCTAGACAATTTGAGTCTGGAGATGTGGAG GGCTCTATGAAAGACATTGGTGGAGAAGAACAGTGTCTATCGAATGTCAAAGTGATGTGCAGGCTATACTTTTCCAGTGAAAATGAAGGAGGTGAAAGAACAAGGAAAATGATGTCATGGAAAAGTTGCGGGAAGAAGAAAATCACCGAAGCTTCCTGA